A window of Mangifera indica cultivar Alphonso chromosome 13, CATAS_Mindica_2.1, whole genome shotgun sequence contains these coding sequences:
- the LOC123195257 gene encoding glycosyltransferase BC10-like isoform X2 yields MYNVAEMSSSKWLLILFSIISLLLVFAYEKRTACHLYDYNSKGCESFLKLILPVDESVRDYKDEVFASRVVTTNILNGPLVPSNSPKIAFLFLTPGPLPLQLLWDKFFQGHDGKFSVYVHASDKRLVPVSRRFINAEIRSAKVVWGGISMVDAERRLLANALQDPENQHFVLLSDSCIPLHSFEYIYNYLIYANTSFVESFQEPGKLGNGRYSPRLLPEIQKKYFRKGSQWFSMKRHDALITVADNLYYSKFRDHCKLTSEGKYCVSDEHYLPTFLHIVDPAGIANRSVTYVDWSEHTMHPRTYKPQDVTSELINNTTSITEIEHFNSDNQEVEIQPCLWNGKRRGCYLFSRKFEAKTLDKLLNVFKGRLQKEN; encoded by the exons ATGTACAATGTGGCTGAGATGAGTTCTTCTAAATGGCTGCTAATCCTATTTTCTATCATCAGTCTGCTTCTAGTTTTTGCTTATGAAAAACGTACTGCCTGTCACTTATATGATTATAATTCAAAAGGTTGCGAATCGTTTCTTAAACTAATTTTACCAGTTGATGAATCTGTGAGGGATTATAAAGATGAAGTGTTTGCTTCTCGTGTTGTGACTACCAACATTTTGAATGGCCCTCTTGTTCCATCTAACAGCCCCAAAATTGCATTCTTGTTCTTGACTCCTGGTCCATTGCCTCTGCAACTGCTTTGGGATAAGTTTTTCCAA GGCCACGATGGAAAATTCTCTGTTTATGTCCACGCATCAGATAAAAGGCTGGTTCCAGTGAGTCGTCGCTTTATCAATGCGGAAATAAGGAGCGCCAAG GTTGTTTGGGGAGGCATTTCAATGGTTGATGCAGAGAGACGATTACTGGCAAATGCATTGCAAGACCCTGAAAACCAACACTTTGTACTGCTTTCGGATAG CTGCATACCTTTGCATAGCTTTGAATATATTTACAACTACTTGATTTATGCAAACACTAGCTTCGTCGAAAG CTTTCAGGAACCTGGTAAACTTGGAAATGGGAGGTATTCACCGCGACTGCTACctgaaattcaaaagaaatattttagaaaggGATCACAG TGGTTCTCAATGAAAAGGCACGATGCACTGATAACTGTGGCAGACAACCTTTACTACTCAAAATTCAGAGACCATTGCaag CTAACTTCGGAGGGGAAATATTGCGTCTCTGATGAACATTACTTGCCAACTTTTCTCCAT ATTGTTGATCCCGCTGGAATTGCAAATCGTTCGGTTACATACGTGGATTGGTCTGAGCACACAATGCATCCCAGAACATACAAGCCCCAGGATGTTACTTCTGAGCTTATTAACAATACTACG TCAATTACTGAAATTGAGCACTTTAACAGTGATAATCAG GAAGTGGAAATTCAGCCTTGCCTGTGGAATGGAAAGAGACGAGGATGTTACTTATTTTCAAGGAAGTTCGAGGCTAAAACTCTTGATAAGTTGTTAAATGTATTTAAGGGACGTTtacaaaaggaaaattaa
- the LOC123195257 gene encoding glycosyltransferase BC10-like isoform X1 has product MYNVAEMSSSKWLLILFSIISLLLVFAYEKRTACHLYDYNSKGCESFLKLILPVDESVRDYKDEVFASRVVTTNILNGPLVPSNSPKIAFLFLTPGPLPLQLLWDKFFQGHDGKFSVYVHASDKRLVPVSRRFINAEIRSAKVVWGGISMVDAERRLLANALQDPENQHFVLLSDSFQEPGKLGNGRYSPRLLPEIQKKYFRKGSQWFSMKRHDALITVADNLYYSKFRDHCKLTSEGKYCVSDEHYLPTFLHIVDPAGIANRSVTYVDWSEHTMHPRTYKPQDVTSELINNTTSITEIEHFNSDNQEVEIQPCLWNGKRRGCYLFSRKFEAKTLDKLLNVFKGRLQKEN; this is encoded by the exons ATGTACAATGTGGCTGAGATGAGTTCTTCTAAATGGCTGCTAATCCTATTTTCTATCATCAGTCTGCTTCTAGTTTTTGCTTATGAAAAACGTACTGCCTGTCACTTATATGATTATAATTCAAAAGGTTGCGAATCGTTTCTTAAACTAATTTTACCAGTTGATGAATCTGTGAGGGATTATAAAGATGAAGTGTTTGCTTCTCGTGTTGTGACTACCAACATTTTGAATGGCCCTCTTGTTCCATCTAACAGCCCCAAAATTGCATTCTTGTTCTTGACTCCTGGTCCATTGCCTCTGCAACTGCTTTGGGATAAGTTTTTCCAA GGCCACGATGGAAAATTCTCTGTTTATGTCCACGCATCAGATAAAAGGCTGGTTCCAGTGAGTCGTCGCTTTATCAATGCGGAAATAAGGAGCGCCAAG GTTGTTTGGGGAGGCATTTCAATGGTTGATGCAGAGAGACGATTACTGGCAAATGCATTGCAAGACCCTGAAAACCAACACTTTGTACTGCTTTCGGATAG CTTTCAGGAACCTGGTAAACTTGGAAATGGGAGGTATTCACCGCGACTGCTACctgaaattcaaaagaaatattttagaaaggGATCACAG TGGTTCTCAATGAAAAGGCACGATGCACTGATAACTGTGGCAGACAACCTTTACTACTCAAAATTCAGAGACCATTGCaag CTAACTTCGGAGGGGAAATATTGCGTCTCTGATGAACATTACTTGCCAACTTTTCTCCAT ATTGTTGATCCCGCTGGAATTGCAAATCGTTCGGTTACATACGTGGATTGGTCTGAGCACACAATGCATCCCAGAACATACAAGCCCCAGGATGTTACTTCTGAGCTTATTAACAATACTACG TCAATTACTGAAATTGAGCACTTTAACAGTGATAATCAG GAAGTGGAAATTCAGCCTTGCCTGTGGAATGGAAAGAGACGAGGATGTTACTTATTTTCAAGGAAGTTCGAGGCTAAAACTCTTGATAAGTTGTTAAATGTATTTAAGGGACGTTtacaaaaggaaaattaa
- the LOC123194401 gene encoding uncharacterized protein LOC123194401 has product MGSCFSTSRKSPSSSSPTKFSNVRVVHLNGWVEDFDFPVSVSQLTGSPPKHFVFTAAQLLSSALKPLKPDTLLERGRLYFLVPSSTFQTDVSPADLVSVVKRLTAKAKSCKAEVNDKSPGSGNTSPSSWSQYSSRVSPVVETYGFKYCSRKEPWRPILDTIREMSFDRRSESDLRERSFTQISESDLLERHYGDQDKHQI; this is encoded by the coding sequence ATGGGGAGTTGTTTCTCTACCTCTCGCAAatctccatcttcatcttcacccACAAAATTCTCGAATGTACGCGTTGTTCATCTCAACGGTTGGGTAGAAGACTTCGATTTTCCAGTATCAGTCAGCCAGCTCACTGGCAGTCCTCCAAAGCATTTCGTCTTCACGGCAGCTCAGCTACTCTCCAGTGCTTTAAAGCCTTTGAAACCTGATACTCTATTGGAACGCGGCCGTCTTTATTTTCTTGTACCATCATCAACGTTCCAGACCGATGTTTCTCCCGCGGATTTGGTCTCTGTCGTAAAGCGGCTGACAGCGAAGGCAAAGTCTTGTAAAGCTGAAGTTAATGATAAGTCGCCTGGAAGTGGAAATACTAGCCCTTCTTCATGGAGCCAATACAGCTCAAGAGTAAGCCCAGTTGTGGAAACATATGGCTTCAAATACTGCTCCAGGAAGGAGCCATGGAGGCCAATTTTGGACACAATCAGAGAAATGTCGTTTGATCGGAGAAGTGAATCTGATTTGCGAGAGAGATCATTTACTCAGATCAGTGAATCCGATCTACTGGAAAGGCATTACGGAGATCAGGATAAACATCAAATTTAA